GTCTCATCGTAGGTGCAAAACATTCCCGGCTGATTGTTTTCGATATTCCAGCTTCCAACCGGAATCACACGGGAGGCTGCAAGATAGCCGAATTTTTTGCCATTTGCCTCGATTATCTGCAGCTGACTCGCACGTTCGAACGTATCCCCGGCTCCTGCATACAAAATTCCGGCATCATCCAGCGTCTTGAAACTGTCTTCTAAAGCTTCTGTTCCGTAATCTAGCGCATGGTTGTTGGCAAGGGAGACAATATCTACCCCCATCTCGGTAAATGCACTGACATACTTTGGATCTACCCGGAAGGTATATTGCTTGTCCGGCGCCTGTGTTCCCCTGGTACTAAACGGAAATTCCTCATTCATCATCAAAATGTCTGCATCCTGTAACTCGGTTAACATCTCCTTTGAGACAACATTTTCAATTCCTCCGGCCAGATAATTTCCCTCAAATGTGTATGCAAAGCAGGCATCCCCTGTAAATACAAGTGTAGTTGGTTCGTTCTCCTGTTCTGTGTCACCATCACTCTTTACCTTTGCTTCATCCTCTGTGGCTGGCTGCGACATCTCCTCGCTGTCCTGCTTAGGTTGCGGCGTCTCGGTCATACTTTCTTCTGTCTGTTTGTCCGCCTTTGCATCTGCCGGTGCCGCATCCTTTTTCCACACCACTTTTGTCAATAATAAAACGACAAGCAGGACAACCGAAAGTGCTGCCACTGTATATAGAATGATTCGATTTCTTTTACTCACGTAAAGCCCTCTCTTTCCAATATAATTCGCTTCACTCACTTGCACTCATTATACCATAACCTTCCTTTTTCGCCTATGGTTGTTCTTCCATTTCATCAAACTGGTATGC
This genomic window from Roseburia sp. 831b contains:
- a CDS encoding CapA family protein encodes the protein MSKRNRIILYTVAALSVVLLVVLLLTKVVWKKDAAPADAKADKQTEESMTETPQPKQDSEEMSQPATEDEAKVKSDGDTEQENEPTTLVFTGDACFAYTFEGNYLAGGIENVVSKEMLTELQDADILMMNEEFPFSTRGTQAPDKQYTFRVDPKYVSAFTEMGVDIVSLANNHALDYGTEALEDSFKTLDDAGILYAGAGDTFERASQLQIIEANGKKFGYLAASRVIPVGSWNIENNQPGMFCTYDETKLLAAIKAAKQECDFLTVYVHWGIERNTTPEAYQTSLGKEYIEAGADLVIGAHTHCLQGIQYFDGKPVFYSLGNFIFNKTIDKTAAVKVTIDADGTASYQLLPAAASNGTTNLLTGTQAADLYQYMESLSYDVEITEEGEIKEKE